Proteins from a genomic interval of Desulfobaccales bacterium:
- a CDS encoding elongation factor Tu encodes QTREHILLARQVGVPFIVVFLNKVDLVDDPELIELVELELRELLSKYEFPGDDIPIIKGSALKALESDDLNAEAVKPIFELMDALDNYIPEPLRDVDKPFLMPIEDVFTISGRGTVVTGRCERGQIKVGEEVEIVGFTPTQKTVCTGVEMFRKTLDYGQAGDNVGLLLRGTKKEQVERGQVVAKPGSITPHTKFKAEVYILTKEEGGRHTPFFTGYRPQFYLRTTDVTGVATLPEGVEMVMPGDNVQMEVTLITPVALEKELRFAIREGGRTVGAGVVSEIVE; translated from the coding sequence CTCAGACCCGGGAGCACATCCTGTTGGCCCGGCAGGTGGGCGTGCCCTTCATCGTGGTCTTCTTAAACAAAGTCGACCTGGTGGACGACCCGGAACTGATCGAGCTGGTGGAACTGGAACTCAGGGAACTGCTCTCCAAGTACGAATTTCCCGGCGACGACATTCCCATCATTAAAGGCAGCGCCCTGAAGGCGTTGGAGTCGGATGACCTCAACGCTGAGGCAGTGAAGCCGATCTTTGAATTGATGGACGCCCTGGACAACTACATTCCGGAACCGTTACGGGACGTGGATAAGCCCTTCCTGATGCCCATCGAAGACGTGTTCACCATTTCCGGCCGGGGCACGGTAGTGACCGGGCGGTGTGAGCGGGGCCAGATCAAGGTGGGCGAGGAAGTGGAGATCGTGGGTTTTACTCCCACCCAGAAGACGGTGTGCACCGGGGTGGAGATGTTTAGGAAGACTCTGGACTACGGCCAGGCCGGCGATAACGTGGGCCTGTTGCTCCGGGGCACCAAGAAAGAACAGGTGGAGCGGGGCCAGGTCGTAGCCAAGCCGGGGTCCATTACGCCGCACACCAAGTTCAAGGCCGAGGTCTACATCCTGACCAAAGAGGAAGGCGGGCGGCACACGCCGTTTTTCACCGGCTACCGGCCGCAGTTTTACCTGCGCACCACGGACGTGACGGGCGTAGCCACGCTGCCCGAGGGTGTCGAGATGGTGATGCCCGGGGACAACGTCCAGATGGAAGTGACCCTGATCACCCCAGTGGCCCTGGAAAAAGAACTCCGTTTCGCCATCCGTGAAGGCGGCCGCACTGTGGGCGCCGGCGTGGTGAGCGAGATTGTAGA